Sequence from the Maribellus comscasis genome:
GGTGCTTTTTTATTCCGCCAACGGAATGGACTGGAAATTAGCTGAACATCCATTGGTGTCAAAACTGGAAATCAATTGGGAAAACGATACGCTTCAGAAAGTGATGGCGCTGGAAAGGCCACAGTTACTCATCGAGAACGGAAAACCAACAGCATTACTTTGTGCAGTAAATGAAATCCGCGAGCATTCATTTAATCTGCAGATACCTTTGTTAACGAAATAAACAATCACGCTATGAAGAAAATATGGTTTTTTATTATTGTTATTAGCATGTTTTCATGTAAGAATGAAAAAGTTGAACAGCTAAAATCTCCCGATGGTAATATTGTTGTTGCAATCAGCAATGAAAAGGGCTTGCTGCAGATATCCCATTTGGTTAAAGGTGATACGATCATTGGCAATTCGCCGTTGGGAATACAAATTCAGGATCTTGATTTTTCAACTCATGTAACTATTCAGGATATAGAAGAATCTACTTTTGACGAAAAATGGCATACCGTTAACGGGAAAAATGAAATAGTACGAAATCATTATAACGAGAAGATATTTCACATCCGGGGAGAAACAGAAAGCGACATTTCCTGCGATTTGGTTCTTCGTTGTTATAACGATGGCTTTGCTTACCGTTTTATAATAAAAAATATTTCAGGAGATAGTATTCAGTGGAAAGGTGAAAATACAAAACTTAATTTCGAAAACGATTTTTTATATTGGGCATACAACGGGGAACAGCATAATATCGGTCCGGTTAGGTGTTCTTCTTCGCAGGCGAAAGTGCGCACTCCAATGGTTCTTGAACTTGATGACAGCCTGTATATGGCTATTCATGAAGCGGAGATAGTACGATATGCACCCATGAATATTCAACTTGACGGTACGGAAAAAAGTCTGGGATTTATAATAGATGAAACCTCGGAAAAAGGAGAATTGCAAACGTCATGGCGCACTTTTATTGTAGGGAAACGTCCAGGTGATTTGCTGGAATCAGATCTACTGGTTAACCTGAACGAACCTTGTAAAATTGAGGATACTTCGTGGATAAAACCGGGCAAATCGTTATGGGACTGGCGTGTTTGGGGATACAAGGCGAAAGACGGTTTTGAATACGAATTAAATACAATTTCACATAAAAGATTTATCGATTTTGCATCAGAAAATAATATTCAGTATTTGTTGATAGACGCTGACTGGTACGGCCCCGAATTTAGTGATAGCTCCGACCCCACGGCGGCTCGCGAGGGAATCAATATAGAAGAATGTATGGCTTATGCAAAAAAGAAAAAAATAGGCGTAATTTTGTACTTAAATGATGTAGGGGCAAAGAAATTTGGTCTGGAGCGTGTATTAAAACAATTCTCGGATTGGGGGGCTGTTGGTGTAAAATACGGATTTATGCAGGGGAGCTGGGAGGATAAGGTCAGACACACACGCGAAGTAGTAGCGCTCTGTGCCAAATACAGACTGATGGTGGATTTTCATGATAATCCTGTTCCACCAGGTGGAGATCGCCGGACATACCCAAACCTTATTACCAGGGAGTTTTGCCATGCACAGGCCGATGCCAAACGTTCTTATTTCCCTGAAACAGCAGTTACTTCACCATTTATAAATATGATTGCCGGTCCGCTTGATTATACCAACGGTTGGTTCGATCTGAACAATGCACATTCGAGAATACGCGTATTTGAAGAAATCCCGGGAACTGTAGCTGCCGAGGTGGCCAAGTTGGTTGTTGCTTACTCCGGCTGGATGGTACTTCCTGATAGTCCTGAAGAGTATTTAAAAAAGGATGATTTGTTTGATTGTATACGCAAAATGCCTCCTCAATTTGATAGTTTTAAAGTGTTGGACGGAAAAATCGGAGCATACATAAGTGTTGCCCGCAAGGCTGGTGATAATTGGTTTATTGGATCGCTCACCAACCGCGACGCGAGGGATGTCGAATTGGATCTTGCTTTTTTGCCTGAAGGGAAAAAGTACAAAGCACTAATATATTCCGATGCCGCTAACAGTCATTATACGGAGGATAAAGAATCTTATCAGGTAGAAGAAGAAGTTGTTCTTGCCGGAGATATGTTAAAAATAAGCATGGCTCCGGGAGGAGGAAATACAGTGTTTTTAGAAGAATTAAAATAAAAAATGATATGAAAAATATATGTGCCATTTTATTCATTTTTGTGAGCAATTTGGTTGTTGCCCAAACTGCTTCAGTATTGGTTGAAACTGAAAGTTTTGATGAAAAAGGAGGCTGGGTAGTCGATCAGCAGTTTATCCCATCTATGGGCTCGCCGTATCTACTTGCACACGGAATGGGTGAACCGGTTGAAAATGCTAAAACTACGGTTACTTTTCCCGAGAGAGGAAGATACTGGTTTTGGGTGCGTACGAAAGATTGGGTACCCTCCCGTCCCGAAACTCCCGGAACATTTAAAATTATTTTTGATGAAAAAGAATATGCTGAGACTTTTGGTGTAAACGAGGGCTGGCAGTGGATTAGAGCCGGTAAGGTTAGAGTCGGAAGGTCAAACCTGCTTCAAATTGAGTTAAAAGATGAAACCGGTTTTGAAGGCCGTTGTGATGCCATTTATTTTTCAAAGGATAAAGATGATTTTCCACCGGTGGAACTGGAAGAAATGACTACCTGGCGTAAAGAAAAGCTGGGGATTCCACCACCGGAAAGTGCAGGTGATTTTGATTTGGTTGTGGTTGGCGGCGGTTTGGCAGGCTGTGGTGCAGCAGTAGCGGCAGCACGACATGGGCTAAAAGTGGCCTTGATAAACGACCGGCCCGTTTTGGGAGGAAATGCCAGTAAGGAAATTCGTGTGCATACCGAGGGATTGGAATTTTACACCATTGTGCAGGAACTGAGTACACAGCATTATCCGAATGGTGATGCGGGTGCGATTGCTGCTACCGATACCATTGAAATGGTCGTACGCGCAGAAAAGAACATCTCTGTTTTCCCAAATACCCGTGCTTACACTGTGCACAAAGAGGGCAATAAAATTACATGCGTCGATTGTTTTAACACACATACCCATAAAGAAACCCGTTTTGAAGCACCCTTGTTTGTTGATGCCACGGGTGACGGATGGATTGGTTACTGGGCAGGTGCCGAGGTGCGTACGGGACGCGAATCACGTGATGAATTTGGCGAATCGCTGGCACCGGAAAAAGGCGATGGAATGACGATGGGAAATTCTATTTTGTGGAACTCTGTGGAAATTGAAACAGAAAAACCAAAATTCAACCCGGAAAATAAACTGTCAGTTGGCTGGCAGGAAGTGCCGTGGGCCATGGAAGTAGCTAAAGATTACAAAGCTACCCGTGGCGAGTGGTTTTGGGAATACGGTTTGCTGATGAATACCATTTACGACGCGGAAGAAATTCGTGACCATATTTTCCGGGCCATTTATGGCAACTGGTACAATGTAAAACAAGACCCGGAAAATGCCAATCTGAGATTAAAATGGATAGCCTATGTGGCAGGAAAACGTGAATC
This genomic interval carries:
- a CDS encoding FAD-dependent oxidoreductase, which translates into the protein MKNICAILFIFVSNLVVAQTASVLVETESFDEKGGWVVDQQFIPSMGSPYLLAHGMGEPVENAKTTVTFPERGRYWFWVRTKDWVPSRPETPGTFKIIFDEKEYAETFGVNEGWQWIRAGKVRVGRSNLLQIELKDETGFEGRCDAIYFSKDKDDFPPVELEEMTTWRKEKLGIPPPESAGDFDLVVVGGGLAGCGAAVAAARHGLKVALINDRPVLGGNASKEIRVHTEGLEFYTIVQELSTQHYPNGDAGAIAATDTIEMVVRAEKNISVFPNTRAYTVHKEGNKITCVDCFNTHTHKETRFEAPLFVDATGDGWIGYWAGAEVRTGRESRDEFGESLAPEKGDGMTMGNSILWNSVEIETEKPKFNPENKLSVGWQEVPWAMEVAKDYKATRGEWFWEYGLLMNTIYDAEEIRDHIFRAIYGNWYNVKQDPENANLRLKWIAYVAGKRESRRIMGDYILKESDVVNRPDFEDGFVEEVRAIDIHYPRGGKYDFLTEAQFTKIEQYKIPYRCLYSKDIDNLFMAGRCFSATHVGLGSPRVMHTTTQMGVVVGYAAAVCKENNCSPRDVYKYHLDTMRERLDKIKSGAEFEH
- a CDS encoding glycoside hydrolase family 97 protein encodes the protein MKKIWFFIIVISMFSCKNEKVEQLKSPDGNIVVAISNEKGLLQISHLVKGDTIIGNSPLGIQIQDLDFSTHVTIQDIEESTFDEKWHTVNGKNEIVRNHYNEKIFHIRGETESDISCDLVLRCYNDGFAYRFIIKNISGDSIQWKGENTKLNFENDFLYWAYNGEQHNIGPVRCSSSQAKVRTPMVLELDDSLYMAIHEAEIVRYAPMNIQLDGTEKSLGFIIDETSEKGELQTSWRTFIVGKRPGDLLESDLLVNLNEPCKIEDTSWIKPGKSLWDWRVWGYKAKDGFEYELNTISHKRFIDFASENNIQYLLIDADWYGPEFSDSSDPTAAREGINIEECMAYAKKKKIGVILYLNDVGAKKFGLERVLKQFSDWGAVGVKYGFMQGSWEDKVRHTREVVALCAKYRLMVDFHDNPVPPGGDRRTYPNLITREFCHAQADAKRSYFPETAVTSPFINMIAGPLDYTNGWFDLNNAHSRIRVFEEIPGTVAAEVAKLVVAYSGWMVLPDSPEEYLKKDDLFDCIRKMPPQFDSFKVLDGKIGAYISVARKAGDNWFIGSLTNRDARDVELDLAFLPEGKKYKALIYSDAANSHYTEDKESYQVEEEVVLAGDMLKISMAPGGGNTVFLEELK